The window AAAGCTGAGAATGGAAGGTTGAAATTATACAGAGAATTCACAATGGTAAAAGTTGCTAGGAAAGTAAATTTTAAGAATATGATCATGTACATGGAGGCCCACCAGATAAAAGGTCCCGATCACCCTATCCGTTTACACGTGTACGGAAGAGATCGCACTTATTGCAATTCCAATGAGAGGTATTTTCGACTAGAAGGAGGGGTATTTCAGACAAATTTCTCTCGATAAAGCCTACTATTTCACCCATTTCTACAACTCACTAACCTTAGCTTCTCCTCCTCTCCTCCGTTGcagacacctctctctctctctctctctctctctcgtaacgGAATCGTCTCCGTTGATGCGATTTCTCCCGATATTCGATATCACTCTGCAAAGACCGGCGCATTGATGCGGTTTTCGCCGATATCTGATATATTTCTGCAGAGGACGGTCGACGTATCGCTTCCCGTTTTCACACTTCGGCATTGAACATGATGAGGTTCGCAAGATTTCTCAAGAATCTATACAAATCTCATATGCTATCGGAATTCCGCCATCATTCTCATTCTTTCCTTCTCAAGATCTTCGGAAATTTTCGTTTCTCTTTCCGATTCTTGGAAGGCGACCGTTTGATCTGTTCCAGCGAAGAAGCGGAATTTCGAGAAACGAACGTCGGCTATTTCTGCCTTTTCTGGCGATCTTCTTGGATTTCTGGCTGAGATTCGTCTGTTTTGATCTCACGGTGGAGATTATCCGTCGACTCCGACGAAGGAGCCGCTTATGCGACTCCTGCGAATCCCATGTCTGTGTCTAAGCATAGGAGGATTTGCAATCTATTCTGAGAAATTTTGTCTCTCAGTCTAGCTTCTTTTGATTGTCTGTTTTGGTCTTGCAGCAGAGAAGCGGAGCTCCTTACTCAGACATTcatgtgttttttgttttttaattttactAGTATAATCGCGGGTTTTGATGTATTAGGATGGACGTATACGAGCATACCGATCCATTCTCCGTCAATTTCATCTTTTTTTCCGGTTGAATATCGTTGGTTTCAGTCTCATATGAAGAGAATGCCCGTTGGCTCGACCAATTCGTGTTTTTTCTAGATTGTGTTTGTAGCTGAAAATTGCCAGTTTGGGTATTTTAGCGGAGAATTTTTTACGATTTAGGCAGCTAACGAGATCTGAAACTCCAGCAATCCGTTTTTTCAGCCAATTATATTTGCCAATTTCAGGGAAAGAATAACAGAGCGGGCGATTTCGGGTTGTCAGGCGATAGGTAGTCCGGTTTCAACTACCTCTTGTGATTTTCAGGCCAGCCGTCGGTGGTTTTGGGGTCTTGTTCTGCAGGAAAGCCATGTAGTTTTGGGAATGGAGGGCTCTTGTAATGGCTGTTTGCTCTTTTAGGTTTCTGGTTTGAGTCTATTGGGTCAATGGAAGGGGCtgtcctcctttctctccctgttTCGATGAATCTTTTCTGgattggttttttcttttttattgacaTATTGGTTAAAGATGATGGCCGAGATGGCCTCCAAGAGTTCCTGTTCTTGGATGGTTTTCGCGGTTGTGGAATGTTTCGGCCTCCTTGGTGAAGAAACTTCTTGTTCTTGAGGTGAAAGGAGAGATGGGATTTTAATCACAGGGAGAAGGGTATTCCTTGGCAATCTCATTGCTTGATTTCGATACAAGTAGCTGTTGATGCTTCGATAAGGATCCGTTTTTCGCTCGATCTTTACCCTTTCGTGGAAGAAGATCGCCGGTTCTTATCTTGCACGCAGAGGTCATCGTTTTCTCCTCATTTCAGGCGAAGGAAGAACCTGAGAATCTGAGAAAGATTTACAGGTGGGCGGTTCACGCCACTCTCTATCCACGATTTCCGTTTCTTGTGGGTAGAAATTGATGGGTTGTGTTAGGTTTTCTTTTCTGTGAAAGGgctaaagagaaaagagaagaaaattgatattatctgtTGTTGTAGATGGAAGGTAGCTTTCCATCCGGTCTCAGCGGCGGATCTTTTCAGTGATAGGAACTTGCTAAAAGATCAACGAAGAATTActgtttcttttcttctctaACATGTTTTTCCATGGGCGTTTCCATTCCGTGATCTCTTTCTCTGTATATTGTAATCGTTTCTGCTTTGATTTACTCCTTGATTTGTTATATGCATATTCATTTACCCCAAAATTCCTAATTATCATCAGATCTTTGTATTTTGTTCGTCTTCATTTGCTTGTTTTCATGGCATTTTCTCAATTTGCTAACAGTCAAGCTTTCGTTTTTCTGTTGTCTGCAGATACCAGAGAGTAAGCCCAGACATTCTTCCTTTGAGCAATGGAAGGAAATCCAACTTGCGAACGTGTAAGGAAGATGATGCCGACAGCGGGAGAATTTCAAATTACAATGGCTTTGAAGGGAAGGCGCTTAGGTTCAGGCCTGGATCGACCCCTTCGACCAGCCAAGACCAGAACTTTGCGCAGTTTCCAGTCTCCGACTCTCTGCAACCTGAGAATCACGCTGCCAAGAGCCTGAATAACCATGAGAACAGCCCAGGAGGTGACCTTTTGTTGCGGTGGGGGCACACCAAGAGGTCACGTGGGTCAAGGTCAGACAGTCGGGCGGCCACTGACGATTCATCGTTGCAGACAAGGCAGGTGATCAAGATCCATCGGAGAATGGTCACTGGGGTGAAACAAACGGTGGTGAATCAGGCAACGGCTGGGATGCTACCGCCTTGTGCCGCTTCTGTCACTGCGCCATACAGCCGAGGCGCAAATCTGAGGCCGTGCCTGCCAGCCCCCCGTGAAGCTCCGGCACCTCTTCTCAACAGGTCTAACTTCTACTTCTGTTTTGATCCTGTTCTTTTCTTGTTAGAGGAGATTTGTGGTGTGATTCTGTGGTAGCTTTCCCTTATTTTCTTGACAAACTTCCTCTTTCATTTAGATATATTTTTTTCCCCTGAAAAGCATCCTATTCTTGAGtatgagtttttattttatttaatggcCTCTTGGTAGGAGTGAGCTATCTGCAATTTCTATTCTAAGGTTTTTTAAAATTGGGTCATTAATTGTTCCTTGTTTTGCTTTCTTATTAAGTTTGAGCTTTTGGGTAGGTTGAAACTGTTCTgtaatttccatttttcttcaattcatttgtttttcttttcttttttctttttacctttttTGAGCTGGTTGTAAGAGTTCTCTTTCATCTGTGTCTTTTCTTATCCATGGATAAACCATTTTTTCtatatggatctgggtgttttaATTTGTGCGGGGATGCATTTCTTGCTGATTCCTTTCCTTCTgggcatgattttttttatttttttcaattattaGATATGCAGGAATACATATCATGTTGTGTATTTCTGGCAGGAAGACGTGtctttggaattttttttaatttttaatttttatttttctattttcccttTTGCTGCTTTTGGGCGAGGTGGCTATTTGTTATGAATTTCTTCGTAAATTACCAAGTAAATCTGATTAGTGTTTTAAGATGCATTCTGTGAAATccttttcctcttttccttttcttgctGTATGTTATGAaatccccctttttgttagttgACCCAGTAACATATAATCTACTGTGAGATAAAAttcccatcttttttttttttaggtggcGTGGAAGATCTGCCACCAGTGTTCTTTTCCCTGTTTCTTCCTTCACCGAGTATCTTTTATCTCATCTTGCACTTGCCATGATCAGGAACTTGGAAGATCGGTCGGCCCATGGGAATGGGCCCCAGTCCAGCAACGGCGGCAGCCGGATCCTCCCTCGATCTGCTGAGAAACGATCTCGATCACCTCCCTCGTCCGAGAAAGCAGATAAATCGGCTTCCTGCTCTGCAACAGCCGTCAGCGAGAAGCGAAACGGGTTGGCAGCACCAGCCGACCCCACGAATGTTGAATCCACCCCACGGCCCGAACCAGATGCCACTGGGGCCGCTGAGAAGGTGAACCTCGATCTGTTCGAGTGGCCGAGGATATACATCTCGCTGTCGAGGAAGGAGAAGGAAGACGATTTCCTTGCAATGAAGGGCACAAAGCTCCCTCAGAGGCCCAAGAAAAGGGCCAAGAACGTGGATAGGGCCCTTCAGGTAATTTTAATCATTCAAATGGAATACAAACAAAGATGGGGATGTCTTCTTTCTTGTGATTTCCGGAGTATTTCTATTTTTATGTGGTTTTCTTGAACAGCTCTCTTATCTGTTTCTTGTTTGGTTGTTTGGTTGTGGGGGCAGTACTGTTTTCCTGGGATGTGGCTCTCGGACCTGACGAGAAGCCGGTATGAGGTTAGAGAGAAGAAATGCGTAAAGAAGGTATTCTTTCTTAACCTGTTTCTTCCTATTTTAATATCCTTTAATGGGGAAATCATGTAGCGTCCAGGTGCCCGTAGCGAATTTCTGCTGTGGGTGATCCAATGGCAACGAGAAATTTGATCATTTGGTCTAGTTTGGCCATTTTCTAAGGAGAGCAACATCCGGGACACTGGTGGTGGGTGTTGGACTCTGCGGTCCACCTTCCCTTCAAGTGGGCCTACCCCGTGATGTATGATGAAACGTGGTAGCACTCAATTATCTTTGAGCCCATAAACGTGACATATTTCTTTTGAGGATGTCGTGCTTGTTTACGCATGTCTAGTGGCTTCCATGATTATAGTTGGGTTGGAATGAGAGCGCTACAAAAGCCAAACACCTAGGGGATCTTCACTATGGGTGAACAGATTTTGTTGAAACGTGGCCCGTCAGATACCATCGGCTTCATTGAAGTAGGTGGGTGGCCCACTTCCATCCATGTTTGGATCCTGATGAGAAAATCTTAGTTTCACTACAACCACAGTGCTCTTGTTATTTACCGTCGGTTCCTCTGTTCGAGTAGGAACCAGATTCGGTGAGGCTGTAAAAACACTTTTTGAGTTTGGTGAGGCCCTGACAtcatggtgagatttgattggcccTATGCTGCTATCATCAGATATAGAGCCACATGGGATTGGACCAATCAAATCTTACCACGACATGGCCTCACGGTGTTTCCCTAGCCTCACCGAATCCGGTTCTTTCAATCCGTGCAGAATAAATTTACCCTACCACGGTTGCACTTGCACGTGGTGCCCACCCACCATGGGTGTGGATGGCATCCATCCTGCCCCACCACCATGGACCTCATGTGGGCCATCaggtgaatttggatgttttgccTGGTGGTCTATTATTTTCTGTGATACGGCCAGGACCATTTTTGTCGCTGCCCTGGCACCCCTCCACAGTAGTCTcgcttaaatgaacggtcctgtaTATTGGGCATACTTACCGAGTCTCTCCTACGCTACAGATCTCTAACTTTTTTTTGTTGATAGTTGGTGCAGAAGCGAAGAGGACTGAAGGGAATGGAGAGCATGGAGAGTGATTCCGAGTAGAGAAAATCCCCACCTTCCACCGAGAATCTATTGGAGAGATAAACAGAAGCGAGTCATCGTCTGCGTTGGCCTCTGCGCCGAGCACACTAACGTACGCATATGGCCTGTTAGGCGTGAGCATCAATCGGCGTCACCCATGCATTTCCcattcctctcgaaatttcagGGGGGGTTGAGGGACTGAGGAGGAGGGGATTCCCTTCGCTCCTGAGGCTCTTGTACAAATTTGTAGCTTTGGTCAATGAAATTTAATTTTTCAGtaccttcgtttttttttttttttttttttttttttgaccttttttactatttttcttttgctttattTTTGTAGTTACGAATCGAGATTGCGGACcgggattttaaaaaaattaaataaataaataaaaatcagtcACATCCATTGTAGAATCTGGCATTCACGCa is drawn from Magnolia sinica isolate HGM2019 chromosome 5, MsV1, whole genome shotgun sequence and contains these coding sequences:
- the LOC131245540 gene encoding uncharacterized protein LOC131245540 isoform X1, whose protein sequence is MMRYQRVSPDILPLSNGRKSNLRTCKEDDADSGRISNYNGFEGKALRFRPGSTPSTSQDQNFAQFPVSDSLQPENHAAKSLNNHENSPGGDLLLRWGHTKRSRGSRSDSRAATDDSSLQTRQVIKIHRRMVTGVKQTVVNQATAGMLPPCAASVTAPYSRGANLRPCLPAPREAPAPLLNRWRGRSATSVLFPVSSFTEYLLSHLALAMIRNLEDRSAHGNGPQSSNGGSRILPRSAEKRSRSPPSSEKADKSASCSATAVSEKRNGLAAPADPTNVESTPRPEPDATGAAEKVNLDLFEWPRIYISLSRKEKEDDFLAMKGTKLPQRPKKRAKNVDRALQYCFPGMWLSDLTRSRYEVREKKCVKKLVQKRRGLKGMESMESDSE
- the LOC131245540 gene encoding uncharacterized protein LOC131245540 isoform X2 → MMRYQRVSPDILPLSNGRKSNLRTCKEDDADSGRISNYNGFEGKALRFRPGSTPSTSQDQNFAQFPVSDSLQPENHAAKSLNNHENSPGGDLLLRWGHTKRSRGSRSDSRAATDDSSLQTRQVIKIHRRMVTGVKQTVVNQATAGMLPPCAASVTAPYSRGANLRPCLPAPREAPAPLLNRWRGRSATSVLFPVSSFTEYLLSHLALAMIRNLEDRSAHGNGPQSSNGGSRILPRSAEKRSRSPPSSEKADKSASCSATAVSEKRNGLAAPADPTNVESTPRPEPDATGAAEKVNLDLFEWPRIYISLSRKEKEDDFLAMKGTKLPQRPKKRAKNVDRALQYCFPGMWLSDLTRSRYEVREKKCVKKKRRGLKGMESMESDSE
- the LOC131245540 gene encoding uncharacterized protein LOC131245540 isoform X3 codes for the protein MMRYQRVSPDILPLSNGRKSNLRTCKEDDADSGRISNYNGFEGKALRFRPGSTPSTSQDQNFAQFPVSDSLQPENHAAKSLNNHENSPGGDLLLRWGHTKRSRGSRSDSRAATDDSSLQTRQVIKIHRRMVTGVKQTVVNQATAGMLPPCAASVTAPYSRGANLRPCLPAPREAPAPLLNRNLEDRSAHGNGPQSSNGGSRILPRSAEKRSRSPPSSEKADKSASCSATAVSEKRNGLAAPADPTNVESTPRPEPDATGAAEKVNLDLFEWPRIYISLSRKEKEDDFLAMKGTKLPQRPKKRAKNVDRALQYCFPGMWLSDLTRSRYEVREKKCVKKLVQKRRGLKGMESMESDSE
- the LOC131245540 gene encoding uncharacterized protein LOC131245540 isoform X4, coding for MVTGVKQTVVNQATAGMLPPCAASVTAPYSRGANLRPCLPAPREAPAPLLNRWRGRSATSVLFPVSSFTEYLLSHLALAMIRNLEDRSAHGNGPQSSNGGSRILPRSAEKRSRSPPSSEKADKSASCSATAVSEKRNGLAAPADPTNVESTPRPEPDATGAAEKVNLDLFEWPRIYISLSRKEKEDDFLAMKGTKLPQRPKKRAKNVDRALQYCFPGMWLSDLTRSRYEVREKKCVKKLVQKRRGLKGMESMESDSE